One Streptomyces drozdowiczii DNA segment encodes these proteins:
- a CDS encoding nucleotide disphospho-sugar-binding domain-containing protein codes for MRVAFAVWPAAAHLYPFVPLAWALRAAGHDVVVVSHPTLGPTVTASGLTFKEMCGADEMPEPTGPTGAWPQARKEVTRITEALHVPEENEMEWGTICHGFLPAMWDFTPFQGSPDEPLPAMDGMVSFFRSWQPDLVIWDPCMPGAAVAARAVGARHARQSGTDYNGWFLDLYEKLTEGPDAPDEPNPMVETIRAMAERYDVPIDHDTLYGQWTIDVVPSGMNFDVDTRRLPMRWIPHTAQTAMPDWLYPVPERPRVALSLGLSVRKYVPATDWAYVRTLLDALGGLDIEVVATLDASQLADVGELPPNIRVVDYLPLDNLMQTCQLLIHHGGIGTMAAAGCVGVPQIVVDFPESGDEKKEDEPPSERIAYPRYKLAPVTGAYITGFGAGEVMDLGSPSVAAVREQVTRLLTDPAFRSGAERLRMDLMASPSPSDIVPTLEKLALAR; via the coding sequence ATGCGTGTCGCCTTCGCGGTCTGGCCTGCGGCCGCCCACCTCTACCCCTTCGTTCCCCTGGCCTGGGCGCTGCGCGCCGCGGGACACGACGTCGTCGTCGTCTCCCACCCCACGCTCGGACCCACGGTCACGGCGTCCGGCCTCACCTTCAAGGAGATGTGCGGTGCGGACGAGATGCCCGAACCCACCGGACCGACCGGGGCATGGCCACAGGCCCGTAAGGAAGTCACCCGCATCACCGAGGCACTGCACGTCCCGGAGGAGAACGAGATGGAGTGGGGCACCATCTGCCACGGCTTCCTGCCGGCGATGTGGGACTTCACGCCCTTCCAGGGCTCGCCCGACGAACCCCTGCCCGCCATGGACGGAATGGTGAGCTTCTTCCGCAGCTGGCAGCCCGACCTGGTCATCTGGGACCCCTGCATGCCCGGCGCGGCCGTCGCGGCGCGCGCGGTCGGCGCCCGGCACGCCCGGCAGTCCGGGACGGACTACAACGGCTGGTTCCTCGACCTGTACGAGAAGCTGACCGAGGGCCCGGACGCGCCCGACGAGCCCAACCCCATGGTCGAGACGATCCGGGCGATGGCCGAGCGGTACGACGTCCCGATCGACCACGACACCCTCTACGGGCAGTGGACGATCGACGTGGTGCCCAGCGGCATGAACTTCGACGTCGACACCCGGCGGCTCCCGATGCGGTGGATACCGCACACCGCCCAGACGGCCATGCCCGACTGGCTGTACCCCGTGCCGGAACGGCCCCGCGTCGCGCTCTCGCTCGGGCTCTCGGTACGCAAGTACGTACCGGCCACGGACTGGGCGTACGTGCGGACGCTGCTGGACGCGCTGGGCGGTCTGGACATCGAGGTCGTCGCCACGCTGGACGCCAGCCAGCTCGCGGACGTCGGCGAGCTTCCCCCGAACATCCGGGTCGTCGACTACCTGCCGCTCGACAACCTCATGCAGACCTGCCAACTCCTCATCCACCACGGCGGGATCGGCACCATGGCCGCCGCCGGCTGCGTCGGCGTCCCGCAGATCGTCGTGGACTTCCCGGAGAGCGGCGACGAGAAGAAGGAGGACGAGCCGCCGTCCGAGCGGATCGCCTATCCCCGGTACAAGCTCGCGCCGGTGACCGGCGCCTACATCACCGGATTCGGCGCGGGCGAGGTGATGGACCTCGGCAGCCCCTCCGTGGCGGCCGTACGCGAACAGGTCACCCGGCTCCTCACCGACCCGGCGTTCCGAAGCGGCGCCGAACGGCTGCGGATGGACCTGATGGCGTCCCCGAGCCCCAGCGACATCGTGCCGACCCTCGAAAAGCTCGCCCTCGCCCGCTGA
- a CDS encoding MFS transporter has protein sequence MSQKPPREETRPSGRKAWLGLVVLLLPMMLVMLDLGVIFLAIPYMVSDLSLSNLEALWIIDIYGFFVVGFMVTIGRLGDRIGRRKLLLIGAAAFTVLSVIAAFSHSPALLIVVRALLGIAGATIGPAVMALIKEMFPDPKKMATAFSMMATAAMLGVLLGPTVGGFLLGVFWWGSTFLIAVPVMVLLLVVGPFVLPESRDDSAQPLDLVSVGLSLATMLPAIWGLTALARSLSVLPLVAIAVGLGFGVAFARRQRRLADPLVDMGFFRVRTVGATLLVFLLVGIVQSGNGLVLNQHLQLVDGYSAFETALWMTLPVSMAILGVHLSTMLAKRFPPGAVLTGGLLLAATGEAVLTRMTAASGVATLIGGLCVVMLGTSPVGVLSGQLVMQAVPQERAGSAGSLSGISGEFGSALGVAVFGSLMTAFYAGHVDLPGSVTGKTASAINETLPHAIDAAGRLPARTGGQVLAAARDTFNTGATSVALLAMLLFLGLAFVAHKTLRGVRPIGSSPEPSEDNE, from the coding sequence GTGAGTCAGAAACCCCCGAGGGAGGAGACCCGGCCGTCCGGAAGGAAGGCGTGGCTCGGTCTCGTCGTACTCCTGCTGCCGATGATGCTGGTGATGCTGGACCTCGGCGTCATCTTCCTGGCGATCCCCTACATGGTCAGCGACCTGTCCCTCAGCAACCTCGAAGCACTGTGGATCATCGACATCTACGGCTTCTTCGTCGTCGGATTCATGGTCACCATCGGACGCCTGGGCGACCGGATCGGCCGCCGGAAGCTCCTGCTGATCGGTGCCGCCGCGTTCACCGTCCTGTCCGTGATCGCGGCCTTCTCGCACAGTCCGGCGCTCCTCATCGTGGTGCGTGCCCTGCTGGGCATCGCCGGGGCGACCATCGGGCCGGCCGTCATGGCCCTGATCAAGGAGATGTTCCCCGACCCCAAGAAGATGGCCACCGCCTTCTCGATGATGGCGACCGCGGCGATGCTGGGCGTGCTGCTCGGCCCCACCGTCGGCGGCTTCCTGCTGGGCGTCTTCTGGTGGGGGTCCACCTTCCTCATCGCCGTACCGGTGATGGTCCTGCTGCTGGTGGTGGGGCCGTTCGTCCTGCCCGAGTCCCGGGACGACTCCGCGCAGCCGCTCGACCTCGTCAGCGTGGGCCTGTCGCTGGCGACGATGCTCCCGGCCATCTGGGGGCTGACCGCGCTGGCCCGCAGCCTGTCCGTGCTGCCGCTGGTGGCCATCGCGGTCGGGCTGGGATTCGGCGTCGCCTTCGCCCGCCGGCAGCGCCGGCTGGCCGACCCGCTGGTCGACATGGGGTTCTTCCGGGTCCGCACGGTCGGCGCGACGCTGCTGGTCTTCCTGCTCGTCGGGATCGTGCAGAGCGGCAACGGCCTGGTCCTCAACCAGCACCTCCAACTGGTGGACGGCTACTCGGCGTTCGAGACGGCCCTGTGGATGACGCTGCCGGTCTCGATGGCGATCCTCGGGGTGCATCTGTCCACGATGCTCGCGAAGCGCTTCCCGCCCGGCGCGGTGCTCACCGGCGGCCTGCTGCTCGCCGCCACCGGTGAGGCCGTGCTGACGCGGATGACCGCGGCGAGCGGGGTGGCCACGCTGATCGGCGGGCTGTGCGTCGTGATGCTGGGGACCAGCCCCGTCGGCGTGCTGAGCGGCCAGCTCGTCATGCAGGCGGTGCCGCAGGAGCGGGCCGGATCGGCCGGTTCGCTCAGCGGGATCAGCGGCGAATTCGGCTCCGCGCTCGGCGTCGCCGTCTTCGGCAGCCTCATGACGGCCTTCTACGCCGGACATGTGGACCTCCCCGGATCCGTCACCGGAAAGACCGCGTCCGCGATCAACGAGACCCTGCCCCACGCGATCGACGCCGCCGGCCGGCTCCCGGCCCGGACGGGCGGTCAGGTCCTGGCGGCCGCGCGGGACACCTTCAACACGGGAGCCACCTCCGTCGCGCTGCTGGCCATGCTGCTCTTCCTCGGGCTCGCGTTCGTCGCCCACAAGACCCTGCGGGGCGTCCGGCCGATCGGCTCCTCGCCCGAACCGTCCGAAGACAACGAGTAA